CTCCTCTTTTTATTATGTCAATTTAACCATTCACCTCTCCCCTTATTGTCAATATCTACATTTACTTTCTTACATGATTTTAAACACATTCATTTTTTGAAGTTTAacttgttttatatttaatagaaataaatttctttgatgttctataaaaattgaaataggaaaatagagatgaaaactgaaaataaaaaaaaattattctccaCAAGTAAATAGGGCCTAAAAGTTCTCCATAATGAGTGCCTTTGCATGCATCAGATATAAGCTTTTTGTATTTTGCACTTGTAAATGCCTTTGAGATTTCATACCAAGTATGCACATCATAATATTTAGATTTGTTGATGAACCAAATCATTCATATCATTAGACAAACacataacaaaatatttcattagGTCTCAAACCCAtaaatcaattacaaatttaaactTGGTTTGCATCGATTGCTAGCCTTTGGCTAGAGTCTcacatatccaaaattaattacatcACCTGGCATTTGTCCAGTGAATAAATGCTATTGCTCAATTTGCTATAGCTCGACAATGCCTACCAGCTAACCCAACAAGTTAGCCGATGATCACCTCCTTTACACAACATGACACCTTATTGTCCAGCTCAATCCAGCTACAGCCAACTTCTTTCCTCACACCTCTCTGCCTCATCAGCTCTCGAACCATACTAACATCACCCCATTTCCCATAAGCCGCGTAAATGTTGGACATCATGATATAGACAAACTCTTTATCCCCCTCCAACTCAATCACCTTGGCAGCTGCCAACTCTGCAACTTTTAGATCCCCACAAGTTCCACAGGCCCCCAGCAAAGCCCTCCAAACCAAGCCACATGATCCAAACCCCAATTCGCCTATCAGCTTCTTGGCACCCTGCACATCCCCCCATTTTCCCATCAGCCTAATCATCGAAGCACAGTGCTCGGGCATCGCCTCCACCCCATAATTCTTGATCATCGATTCAAAGTACTGATTCGCAACCTCTAATGGTGTTTGCTTATGCCAACATGCTGATAAGACGTTAAGAAAGGTGATCGCGTCTGGTTTCAAATCTTTCACCATTTTTAACTGCTCATAAAGCTCAATCACCTTGTTTGAATTGCCACTGTGGGCAAACCCGGATATCATTGCATTCCATGTTACCAAATTCTTTTCTGGTAAGGACTTAAAGATTAGTTCCGCATTCTGTACCTGTCCACATTTGGAGTACATATCAATCAAAGCACTTCCAACAACAACAGACTTATCCAAACCACACTTGCTGGTACAACAATGAACCAGAATCCCCCATGTAAGAGCTGACAGACTTCCGACCCCACTTAATATGCTTGAAAATGTGAATTGATCCCTCTGTATGCCATTTGAGTGCATAACACCGAAAAATTCCAAAGCTTTTCGTGCTTGATCCCTGTTGACATATCCTGTTATGATGGAATTCCATGAAGATGAATTTGCGTTTGGCATATTTAATACAATCTGAACGGCATCATCAATGTTCCCAAACTGGGCAATGCCACTAATCAATTCATTGTATGAGATTGTATCAGGATTTGGCATCTGATGCAAAAAGTTAACTGCTTGTTCAAGTTTTCGGTTCCTGGCGCTTGCTGCGATAACTGAATTCCAAGAAATAGTATCCTTATCAGAAATCTCGTTGAACACCCATATGGCCTCTTCATCTGATCCGCATTTGCCATACATATCAATTAAACAATTTGCTACAACAACATTATATTCATACACTCCAACTTTCACAACCTTGGAGTGAATTAATTTCCCCAACTCCAACATGCACATTCGACCGCAAGCCCCTAAAGCAGCCGTAAATGAGAACGCATCAGCACGAATGTCAGACCTTTCCAGCTGAAGAAACAATCTCAGTACCTTCAGAAACCGCCCAGAATGAACATACCCAGACATCAACGAGTTCCAAGAAACTACACTTGGTTGAGGAATTTCAGCAAACACTTTGTCAGCATCATTCAACGAACCCGATTTCAAATagaaattaatcaagtaagtgGAGATAAGAACATCGGAAACAAGCCCGGATCGAACAGCGTGGCAATGAAGCTGCTGGCCGTGGGAACGCCAACCAAATTTCGTGCAAGCTCGGATCAGGTGGACCAGAGAATAGCCATCGTCTTGGGCAAGGCCTGAAATGAGGCTGCTCCATGATTGGAATCCATTTCCTTGGAGAACATCACTCTCTGTGCCAATATAGTTTGACAAAGAGAAAAGACAACGAAGGTTCTTTTGGCTTTTTTCGTATCCATTGGAGAGATAACTTAGCATATTTGTAGGAAGACATCATTATGTGGCACAATATCATTCATTGTCTGTAACAACGGACCATTTACATGAATGATACGTTAATGAGTGGAGTCGTCAACTCAACATATTAGTCTAACCGAGAGGAGTTAACGAGAAAGTCCTACTGTTACCATGGTTagttaagaaagaaagaaagattgagATAAtgttacatattatatatatatatatattagacaCTCGTAGTTTTATTAAATGTGTAGGGTATCTTATGCTATAGTTTGATAAGATGTGCATAAGTACCCCtctaattttagtatttttacaAAATGGGACCTCCACAAAACCTAGTtaaatttttacctttttttttttaatattttccctTACTACTTTTCTCTCTGAGTATCTATACAAACATATTAAAGACATTATTGTATTAGATTATCTACTTTTgccctttattttttaataaatatgataGTTTGAATCTCTACgttgttatcaaaatataacaattgaatTTGTAATGTGAAAATGTTATAGCCATAATGGAGCCAGACGAATAACTGATAGGCGTTAGCTCGTAGAAATATGCAGCGGGTGGTTTTGGTCTTTGATTGTCTGGTAGAGGTGGTTTGGAAGGATACCATGGTATAGGAGTCGCCCCGAACACACATAGCTTGTGAATAAATTGTCAAAATGTGTAGGAGTCAATTGTGAATGATCGCCCCACACACATGCGAAATAATAAAAACCTGTTAAGATGTTTGAGGGTTACTTGCGTCAATGGACGAAGGATTTGTTCCGAATACATGCAGATGTTTAAAAACTAAAGTACAAAAGCAACGATCTAAAATCAATAACAAtgatcaaaatgaaagaaaaataagggcaaaCCACGACACAATCTATTCTTCTATCAAATAAACTTGAATGAAAGAATAGGAAATAATTGTTGTGTCATAGATAAAAACTcattaaaagactaaaaaagtccaaaatgtcaaaataacTCCTTGGGCTAAAAGAGTTAACTCTGACATTCAAAGGGGTGGAGGGTCCCGTATAATGCACAAACTAAATAACTCTGACATTCGAAAATCTTTTTGAAGATTCAACGAAAAGGATTTCAGAAtattaagataaacattatctataagaatcatAATTCTAACAAGTTTCAAAATGTTAAGATAGACATtatatctaataattataatcctaaactatttaaaattattctatatctctttataaataaacaCACTCATTCCAGAAAAAATGTATCTTTAATATTGTTTCAATACgacttttatcatttttagcGTCTGACTTAAATATTGGAGTATTTGTGCAGGGACCTCATTGTCAGGGCCGGTCCTGAATTTTTTAGGGCCCGGGGCAAAAGTAAAAATTAGgcccccatatatatatttaaacatagTGACGAACTCActcttatttttcaatcaagATCTAACATGTCCAAATTAACTAAAACTTTAACATTCAAGCCAAATAAATTGTATTGATTCAAActtcaatatattaaaatttagaataaaaggctacaatatataaacaaaataaatacttataacaattcaataaattctttttcatctagcaaaataaattctctttcatctagcaaaaaaaaaaaaaaaattctctacaAGCTGAATAGCTAAAGCAAAACAACATTAATCTATTTGAAATCTCTTTGCATCTTTAGCGTTAGCAACTAGCAAAACAAAAATACCTATACATCCTCAATAGCTAAAATAAACTGCACAGCCTACTTGAATCTTTTTGCATCCTCAGCAATTAGCAAAATATCATCACCACTTGCAagataagatgaaaaataacaaaatcacaactaaaaaagtattatttaaatgattttcttcttgcattttgagAAGCAAAATCCTCAATGATACtttcaaattcaagtttttctaacaTCTCTTTTTCAATGGATAATATTACTAGCCCATTTAACCTTTCTTGTGACATGATAGACCTCAAGTaagatttcaataattttaatttagaaaagcTTCTTTCTGCAGATGCTACAGTCACATGTACAGTcaatagtattttataagcaatcaaaatatttggaaaacagtCCATATATTTTACAAACTCTACAATTTCAAGTGTTGTGTTTACTGTTGATGGTAAAAGATATTGCAGCTCGCCAGCACCTGTAACTCTGAAAACAAATCACTTGCATCAACATCAGAAAACTCACCATTTCTTAAAGTAGTTTCAAGCTTCACACaacaattttttaattcctCATCACCCAATGAGGTTAACTTCTTTGAATTAAACAAGAACTCAAAAATAGCATCATATGTTTGCATTTGTTCAAATCTACTCCTTAATGAAGAAAGAGCCATATCTACTTCATAGATGAAATAATTGACTCTAAATGATTCTTTAACTGATTGTATTGTCTCATCATTGAGATTCtcatcaaattgtttctttctaTGACTTTAACGTTTTTTAGGAAATTCAGGTTCAATTCCCATATCACAAGCAATAGTTTTAGCTTCAATCATAGCAAATGCAAATCCATTTTCTCTATAATtctcaaaaaaagaaatgagcccttccaaattttttaaagcaGCATCAATGCACATATCTTTAGATTGTAACTTCTTGTTGACTAAGttaattttcaacaaaatatcATGCCAAATAACCATATctaataaaaactcaaaattttccaaTTCATGTGTTGCTAAACTTTCAGCTTCACTTTTTGTTTTAGCATCTTCACTAGTTTTTGCTACTTTAAATAAAGCTTCTTTTATTTGACCAGCTTGGGTTCTTATTGCTTTAATACTCTATACACGACTTTCCCAACGTGTAGTTGATAATGTTTTGAGAGTTAAACCATCTACATGATCTTGTAAAATCTTCCAACGCTTAGTAGAATTAGCAAAAATGCAATAAATGCGTTGAACCACCCCAAAAAAGGATTTCGCTTTCACACAACAGTTTGCCATATCACATAGTGTTAAATTAAGAGAATGACAACCACATGGCATGAACAAAGCTCTAGGATTTATTTCAAGTAATCTTCTTTGTACACCTTGatattttcctttcatattagaGCTATTATCATAATCCTGTCCTCTAACATCATCAATTTTAAGACCAAGGGACTCTAGGATAGATTGTAATTCATTAAAAAGTCCTAATCCTGATGTATCTTTCACAATTAAAAACTCTAAAAAGTATTCTTCTATTGTTACTGGACTACTTGACACATCTCCACACCGTATTATCAAAGTCATTTGTTCCTTGTGACTTGAATCAGGAGTGAAATCAAGTataactgaaaaatattttgcttgtttGATTTTCTCAATGATTGCACTTTTGACTTTTGAAGCCAGCAAAGCTATCAGCTCATTTTGAATCTTATGGCTAAGATAGTGATAGTGAATCTCATCATTTTGAATTCGTCGAAAATGTTCTCGCATTATTGGATCAAATTTTGCAACCATTTCCaatatacttaaaaaattaccattattttcttcataaattctctcttttgttccacagaatgcaataatatttttagcAAGACATTTGACAACAGAAATTATTCTTACCAAAACATGTTTCCAGTGTTCCTTCTCTGTCCTAATTTGTTCTTGTATGCCTTTAtcaattgtttcattttttttcaatctgTTATGTAATTCAATCCAAGAACTCATGTTAGTTATGTGTTCAATGTTGTTTTCATGTTGTTTAAGTCTCTCACTAAGATGTTTCCAATCTCTAAGTCCTTCGTTTGCTAATTGGCTTCTACAACACATTGTTTTAAACAACTTacagcaaaaacaaaatacattatCCAATTCCTTTGAGTATACTAGCCATTTTCTGTCATGAGTCTCTCTATTTGATAACTTTCTCATGTAATAAGTCGAGGAAAAATGTCTAAAGTTTTCATTCATAggaaatttgatattattatctCTTGCAGGACCTTTTTCTACAAGTAAAGCTCTCATTTTTTCATCTAGATTATCCCAAATTCTTggattaaaaatgtttaaaggaaAACTTGGTTCTATATCCTCAAGTTCAGTGTCTTCATTATTACAAATATGATCAAAATCTTCATTCTCAACATGTTCATCTTTACCTAAGTCACGCACCTACTTGTGCATTAAAATCATTCTCAGTTCCTACCAATTCTTCCACATGATTTTGTTGTTTAGATTCATTAACTAAATCATTATCAATTCCTACAAATTCTTCAACATAATTTTGCTGCTCAGATTCATTGACTAAATCTTCAGTTGAGTTCTCAAGTGaactatttgttttgttttgaaaaaatttatctaGAGCTCCCTTTTGAGATTGAGTTAATTCTTCTttctgtctttttcttctttttttttttgactttcagATGGGTGTTTCTTACTAAACATTGttacttaaaaacaaaaataatacaatgaaagtcaatgtaattttaatacttcaaacaataaataaaaaacaatataatttgaaatttgataaaCTCGTCAGCGCACCCAGCACTCTTCGAACTTCAAAAGCAGATTTAATACAAGGAAAATCAATGTAATTTTAATacttcaaataataaataaaaaataatataacctGAAATTTGAGAAACTCGTCAGCCTTTTCGAACTTCAAAAGCAGATTTAATATTAGGAAAGTCAATGTAGTTTTAATACttcaaacaataaataaaaaacaatataaCCTGAAATTTGAGTAACTCGTGAACGAAATTCAAAAGCAGACTTGAAATCAGAAATCACAAAAGTAGACTTCAAAAGCGGATTTAAAATCACAAATTAGCGGGCGAAGCACTCTTCGAACTTCAAATCAAAAGTAGACGACTTCAATTTCAAAAGCAGACTTGAAGTTCGTTGAAAAAAGTGAAAGCGGACGTGAAATGCTAAAGTGGGCGGATTTCAAGTCTGCTGATTCGCTGAAGCGGACTTGAAGTG
The Diospyros lotus cultivar Yz01 chromosome 12, ASM1463336v1, whole genome shotgun sequence DNA segment above includes these coding regions:
- the LOC127814088 gene encoding putative pentatricopeptide repeat-containing protein At5g47460 — translated: MLSYLSNGYEKSQKNLRCLFSLSNYIGTESDVLQGNGFQSWSSLISGLAQDDGYSLVHLIRACTKFGWRSHGQQLHCHAVRSGLVSDVLISTYLINFYLKSGSLNDADKVFAEIPQPSVVSWNSLMSGYVHSGRFLKVLRLFLQLERSDIRADAFSFTAALGACGRMCMLELGKLIHSKVVKVGVYEYNVVVANCLIDMYGKCGSDEEAIWVFNEISDKDTISWNSVIAASARNRKLEQAVNFLHQMPNPDTISYNELISGIAQFGNIDDAVQIVLNMPNANSSSWNSIITGYVNRDQARKALEFFGVMHSNGIQRDQFTFSSILSGVGSLSALTWGILVHCCTSKCGLDKSVVVGSALIDMYSKCGQVQNAELIFKSLPEKNLVTWNAMISGFAHSGNSNKVIELYEQLKMVKDLKPDAITFLNVLSACWHKQTPLEVANQYFESMIKNYGVEAMPEHCASMIRLMGKWGDVQGAKKLIGELGFGSCGLVWRALLGACGTCGDLKVAELAAAKVIELEGDKEFVYIMMSNIYAAYGKWGDVSMVRELMRQRGVRKEVGCSWIELDNKVSCCVKEVIIG